From the Rhodoferax sp. WC2427 genome, one window contains:
- a CDS encoding DUF3309 family protein, translated as MSLTTIILVVLVLMLIGVLPTWSHSSSWGYGPSGGLGLVVVIVIVLLLMGRI; from the coding sequence ATGAGTCTAACCACCATAATCTTGGTCGTTTTAGTTTTAATGTTGATCGGCGTGCTGCCGACCTGGTCGCACAGCAGCAGCTGGGGGTACGGCCCCAGCGGCGGCCTGGGGCTGGTGGTGGTGATTGTGATCGTGCTGCTGTTGATGGGCAGGATCTAA
- the cls gene encoding cardiolipin synthase has protein sequence MGFLRGVVAALVLVVAGCSSLPTIAPDIAQPRGTPVRLAGAHGALSAEQSKVILTRLQSKGTPTDIFERHLALEEAIVGNPLTAGNQVRLLQDGPATYRAMLAAIAGAQDHINMETYILEDDAVGQQFAQALVAKQRQGVQVNLIRDSVGTLGTPAAFFQQLADSGIQVLEFNPINPLLARKSWELNQRDHRKLLVVDGRTAFLGGINISGVYSGGSRKPKIAAPAEDSLAWRDTDLQLQGPVVADFQKLFIATWEAQKGPPLAAKNYFPPPERVGQQVVRAIGSTPDEPFSQIYATLLSAIGSAETSIRITNAYFAPDPQLLAALKAAAARGVDVVLILPSQTDSWLVFHAGRRYYEQLLQAGVKIYQRRGVILHSKTALIDGVWATVGSTNLDWRSFLHNHELNAVVLGTDFGSQVQAMFDKDLAASDPVLLADWQRRSIDLRLKEWFARAWEYWL, from the coding sequence ATGGGCTTTTTGCGTGGTGTAGTGGCCGCCCTGGTGTTGGTTGTTGCGGGCTGCAGCAGCCTGCCCACCATTGCCCCCGATATCGCCCAGCCACGCGGCACACCGGTACGCCTGGCGGGCGCGCACGGTGCATTGTCGGCAGAGCAGAGCAAGGTGATTCTGACGCGCCTGCAGAGCAAGGGTACGCCCACCGACATTTTTGAACGCCACCTGGCGCTGGAAGAGGCGATTGTGGGCAACCCGCTGACGGCGGGCAACCAGGTACGCCTGCTGCAGGACGGCCCGGCCACCTACCGGGCCATGCTGGCGGCGATTGCGGGGGCGCAAGACCACATCAACATGGAAACCTACATCCTGGAAGATGACGCGGTGGGCCAGCAGTTTGCCCAGGCGCTGGTGGCCAAGCAGCGCCAGGGCGTGCAGGTGAACCTGATCCGCGACAGCGTGGGCACGCTGGGCACCCCGGCGGCGTTTTTCCAGCAACTGGCCGACAGCGGCATCCAGGTGCTGGAGTTCAACCCCATCAACCCGCTGCTGGCCCGCAAGTCCTGGGAGCTGAACCAGCGCGACCACCGCAAGCTGCTGGTGGTGGACGGACGCACCGCGTTTCTGGGCGGTATCAACATCAGCGGCGTGTACTCGGGGGGCTCGCGCAAGCCCAAAATAGCCGCACCCGCCGAGGACAGCCTGGCCTGGCGCGATACCGACCTGCAGTTGCAGGGGCCGGTGGTGGCCGACTTCCAAAAACTCTTCATCGCCACCTGGGAAGCGCAAAAAGGCCCGCCGCTGGCGGCTAAAAATTACTTTCCACCGCCCGAGCGGGTGGGCCAGCAGGTGGTGCGTGCCATTGGCAGCACGCCCGACGAGCCCTTTAGCCAGATCTATGCCACGCTGCTGTCGGCCATTGGCAGCGCCGAAACCAGCATACGCATCACCAATGCCTACTTTGCCCCCGACCCGCAGCTGCTGGCCGCGCTGAAGGCGGCTGCAGCGCGCGGGGTGGATGTGGTGCTGATCCTGCCCAGCCAGACCGACTCGTGGCTGGTGTTCCACGCCGGGCGGCGCTACTACGAGCAGCTGCTGCAGGCGGGGGTGAAGATCTACCAGCGGCGCGGGGTCATCCTGCACTCCAAAACCGCGCTGATCGACGGCGTGTGGGCCACGGTGGGCTCGACCAACCTCGACTGGCGCAGCTTTCTGCACAACCATGAGCTCAATGCCGTGGTGCTGGGCACCGACTTTGGCAGCCAGGTGCAAGCCATGTTCGACAAGGATCTGGCCGCCTCCGACCCGGTGCTGCTGGCCGACTGGCAGCGCCGTTCCATCGATTTGCGGCTCAAGGAATGGTTTGCCCGCGCCTGGGAATACTGGTTATAG
- a CDS encoding sorbosone dehydrogenase family protein: MARLSVSDGTGPQPVLPAPVVTMVPTVNIAPAQPWSRGMQPTAAPGTQVAALATGLDHPRWLYVLPNGDVLVAETNAPPKPEDGKGIKGWVMGLVMGRAGAGGASADRITLLRSSKGDGVVDVRTVLLEGLHSPFGMALVGNDLYVANTDAVLRFPYTPGDTQIRTPGTQVVALPAGPINHHWTKNLVASPDGQQLFVTVGSNSNVGERGMAAETERAAIWQVDPRTGAHRIFASGLRNPNGMAFAPGGALWTVVNERDEIGSDLVPDYMTSVRDGAFYGWPYSYYGQHVDARVQPPQPALVAQALAPDYALGPHTASLGLASSEGTSLPAAFAHGMFVGQHGSWNRKPHSGYKVVFVPFQGAQPAGAPVDVLTGFLSADGKAHGRPVGVALDKQGALLVADDVGNVVWRVTAKY, encoded by the coding sequence ATGGCGAGGCTGTCGGTGTCCGACGGCACGGGCCCGCAGCCGGTGTTGCCCGCGCCCGTGGTGACAATGGTGCCTACGGTGAACATTGCACCGGCGCAGCCTTGGTCGCGCGGTATGCAACCCACCGCCGCACCGGGCACCCAGGTGGCGGCACTGGCCACCGGCCTGGACCATCCCCGCTGGCTGTATGTGCTGCCCAATGGCGACGTGCTGGTAGCAGAGACCAACGCCCCGCCCAAGCCGGAGGACGGCAAAGGCATCAAGGGCTGGGTCATGGGCCTGGTGATGGGCCGCGCCGGGGCGGGCGGTGCCAGCGCCGACCGCATCACCCTGCTGCGTTCCAGCAAGGGCGACGGCGTGGTGGATGTGCGCACCGTGCTGCTGGAGGGCCTGCATTCGCCCTTTGGCATGGCCCTGGTGGGCAACGACTTGTACGTGGCCAATACCGATGCGGTGCTGCGTTTTCCCTACACCCCCGGCGACACGCAGATCCGCACGCCCGGCACGCAGGTGGTCGCCTTGCCCGCAGGCCCCATCAACCACCATTGGACCAAGAACCTGGTGGCCAGCCCGGATGGCCAGCAGCTGTTTGTGACGGTGGGATCGAACAGCAATGTGGGTGAGCGCGGCATGGCCGCTGAAACTGAACGGGCGGCCATCTGGCAGGTAGACCCGCGCACCGGTGCCCACCGGATTTTTGCCAGCGGCCTGCGCAACCCCAACGGCATGGCATTCGCCCCCGGTGGCGCGCTGTGGACGGTGGTGAACGAGCGCGACGAAATCGGCAGCGACCTGGTGCCCGACTACATGACTTCGGTGCGCGACGGTGCCTTCTACGGCTGGCCCTACAGCTACTATGGCCAGCACGTGGATGCGCGGGTGCAGCCGCCGCAGCCTGCGCTGGTGGCCCAGGCACTGGCACCCGACTACGCGCTGGGGCCGCATACTGCGTCGCTGGGTCTGGCATCGTCCGAGGGCACCAGCCTGCCAGCGGCTTTTGCCCACGGCATGTTTGTGGGCCAGCATGGCTCCTGGAACCGCAAGCCGCACAGCGGATACAAGGTGGTTTTCGTGCCCTTCCAGGGGGCGCAACCGGCGGGTGCACCGGTGGACGTGCTGACCGGATTTTTAAGTGCCGACGGCAAGGCGCATGGCCGTCCGGTAGGGGTAGCGTTGGACAAACAGGGCGCACTGCTGGTGGCCGATGATGTGGGCAATGTGGTCTGGCGGGTGACAGCCAAGTATTAA
- a CDS encoding AsmA family protein: MNTTVIRTGSRWRVGLVAVLLCGAGGVAVGEWLGWPFLAAPLQNFLSDKLDRKVRFADEGAAATGFAVRFLGGIRLQAPLLQIAAPAWSTAPYMLRAEDVALELGYSDLWRAYQGEPVRIHSLQARTLDGNIERMADGRASWQFGKTPPAAQPDSPTRLPQFGTLRVTNGLVHYTDAPLSVLMDATLSLLPGSVAADGQTTSLVKVEAKGRYRKQPLKIVLSSSAVLPSEGGNTSVLPVVVNLNATVGRAQLDFNGMAPDALKPQDFSGRFSLNGPSLAAVGDPLGVTLPTTEAFKTNGTLVKTGSRWQVVVNDATVGASRLHGAFRYESAGRVPMLSGKLGGSRLLLADLGPVVGTTATEMADTATPVANNARAKGRVLPDRPFDLPSLRAMNANVLIDIGEVNLNTSYLEPLQPLAVHLELDGGVLRLHDLVARTAQGQLRGDLALDGRGEKALWTADLRWDGVRLERWIKVARADGAPPYVSGQLYGQAKLAGQGRSTAQILASLQGTARTTLRNGTVSHLGVELAGLDIAQSLGMLVKGDDALPVRCAVADLVAKDGNFRPKVMVVDTTDSAVWVDGSLSLATEALDLRAVVVPKDFSPLSVRTPIRVQGTFSQPQVSLEKEPLAKKAAASLLLALVNPLAAVIPWVDLGDADAAKRGASGCAALTQRSTGQK; the protein is encoded by the coding sequence ATGAATACAACTGTGATACGAACCGGCTCCCGATGGCGTGTGGGCCTGGTGGCGGTGCTGCTGTGCGGTGCAGGCGGGGTGGCGGTGGGTGAATGGCTGGGCTGGCCGTTTCTGGCCGCTCCGCTGCAAAATTTTCTGTCGGACAAGCTCGACCGCAAGGTGCGCTTTGCCGACGAGGGTGCCGCCGCCACCGGTTTTGCGGTGCGCTTCCTTGGTGGCATCCGCCTGCAAGCCCCGCTGCTGCAGATCGCCGCCCCGGCCTGGAGCACCGCGCCGTACATGCTGCGGGCCGAAGACGTGGCGCTGGAGCTGGGCTACAGCGACCTGTGGCGCGCCTACCAGGGCGAGCCGGTCCGCATCCACAGCCTGCAGGCCCGCACGCTGGACGGCAACATCGAGCGCATGGCCGATGGCCGGGCCTCCTGGCAATTCGGCAAGACCCCCCCTGCGGCCCAGCCCGACAGCCCGACACGCCTGCCGCAGTTCGGCACGCTGCGCGTCACCAACGGCTTGGTGCACTACACCGACGCGCCCTTGTCGGTCCTGATGGACGCCACGCTGTCGCTGCTGCCTGGCAGCGTAGCCGCCGACGGGCAGACCACCAGCCTGGTCAAGGTCGAGGCCAAGGGCCGCTACCGCAAGCAGCCGCTGAAGATCGTGCTGTCCTCGTCGGCGGTGCTGCCGTCGGAAGGGGGCAACACCTCGGTGCTGCCGGTGGTGGTGAACCTGAACGCCACCGTGGGCCGCGCGCAGCTGGACTTCAATGGCATGGCCCCCGACGCCCTGAAGCCGCAAGATTTCAGCGGCCGTTTCAGCCTCAATGGGCCGTCGCTGGCGGCGGTGGGCGACCCGCTGGGGGTGACCCTGCCCACCACCGAGGCCTTCAAAACCAACGGTACGCTGGTCAAGACCGGCAGCCGCTGGCAGGTGGTGGTGAACGATGCCACCGTGGGTGCCAGCCGCCTGCACGGTGCCTTCCGTTACGAATCGGCGGGCCGTGTGCCCATGCTGTCGGGCAAGCTGGGCGGTAGCCGCCTGTTGCTGGCCGATCTGGGGCCGGTGGTGGGTACCACGGCCACCGAGATGGCCGATACCGCCACCCCGGTGGCCAACAACGCCCGCGCCAAGGGCCGGGTGCTGCCCGACCGCCCGTTTGACCTGCCTTCCCTGCGCGCCATGAACGCCAACGTGCTCATCGACATTGGCGAGGTGAACCTGAACACCAGCTACCTGGAGCCCTTGCAGCCCTTGGCGGTGCACCTGGAGCTGGACGGTGGCGTGCTGCGCCTGCACGACCTGGTGGCGCGCACGGCCCAGGGCCAGTTGCGCGGCGATCTGGCGCTGGATGGCCGGGGCGAGAAGGCCCTGTGGACCGCCGATCTGCGCTGGGACGGGGTGCGGCTGGAGCGCTGGATCAAGGTTGCCCGTGCCGACGGGGCCCCGCCGTATGTGTCAGGCCAGTTGTATGGCCAGGCCAAGCTGGCAGGGCAGGGCCGGTCCACCGCGCAGATTCTGGCCAGCCTGCAGGGCACGGCCCGCACCACTTTGCGCAACGGCACGGTGTCGCACCTGGGGGTAGAACTGGCCGGGCTGGACATCGCCCAGAGCCTGGGCATGCTGGTCAAGGGCGACGATGCCCTGCCGGTACGGTGCGCGGTGGCCGATCTGGTGGCCAAGGACGGCAACTTTCGCCCCAAGGTAATGGTGGTGGATACGACCGACTCGGCGGTGTGGGTCGACGGTTCGCTGTCGCTGGCCACCGAGGCGTTGGATCTGCGCGCGGTGGTGGTACCCAAGGACTTCAGCCCGCTGAGCGTGCGCACGCCGATCCGGGTGCAGGGCACGTTCAGCCAACCGCAGGTGTCGCTGGAAAAAGAGCCCCTGGCCAAAAAGGCCGCCGCCTCGCTGCTGCTGGCCTTGGTGAACCCGCTCGCCGCCGTGATCCCCTGGGTCGACCTGGGCGATGCCGATGCCGCCAAGCGGGGCGCATCCGGCTGTGCGGCCTTGACGCAGCGGTCCACAGGCCAAAAATAA
- a CDS encoding catalase, with protein MTSTAHQQLAQDQADFTAEGAPPPGKVATTAPVLPAPTQAHAEALTTNQGLAFPDNHNALKAGARGPTLLEDFILREKITHFDHERIPERAVHARGAGAHGFFEVYEDMSTLTKAGFLCNPGEQTPVFARFSTVAGSRGSADTARDVRGFAVKFYTAEGNYDLVGNNVPVFFIQDAIKFPDLIHAVKPEPHNEIPQAASAHDTFWDFVTLMPESTHMLMWVMSDRAIPRSLRMMEGFGVHTFKWVNAAGLVSFVKFHWKPTLGVHALAWDEAQKLAGKDADFHRRDLWEAIAAGHFPEWELGVQVVPEEDEFRFSFDLLDPTKLLPEELVPVRRIGRMVLNRNPDNYFAETEQVAFHPGHLVPGIDFSNDPLLQGRLFSYTDTQLSRLGGANFHELPINQPKCPIHNFQRDGIHRQQVTSGRVAYEPSTLAAGVEVRADGRQGPGKGFTSVPEMLDSPKIRQRSPSFDDHFSQARMFWISQSPVEQDHLVAAFQFELSKLGTPAIRQRMVDNLAHVDAELATRVAAPLGIGAPDAQAATQWPGFRQAPHPVDVVPSPALSMAPTGPGSVATRQVAILVCNGVDATAVAAVQQALSEAGASSKIIAAALGKVEVADGGYLAVDCTLVTTPSVVFDAVYLPCLGVHAAALMADGDAVHFVLEAYKHCKPIAASGSGAGLLASLGITMPTEPGVTQPQPGVVLAPAGELPATFAPDFLQAIAQHRHWDRNGLSTVPA; from the coding sequence ATGACCTCCACTGCCCACCAACAACTCGCCCAAGACCAGGCCGACTTCACCGCCGAAGGCGCGCCGCCACCCGGCAAGGTGGCCACCACCGCTCCGGTGCTGCCCGCCCCCACCCAGGCCCACGCCGAGGCGCTGACCACCAACCAGGGCCTGGCCTTCCCCGACAACCACAACGCGCTCAAAGCCGGTGCCCGTGGCCCCACGCTGCTGGAGGACTTCATCCTGCGCGAGAAGATCACCCACTTCGACCACGAGCGCATTCCGGAGCGCGCGGTGCATGCCCGGGGCGCGGGTGCGCACGGCTTCTTCGAGGTGTATGAAGACATGTCCACACTCACCAAGGCGGGCTTTTTGTGCAACCCCGGCGAGCAGACCCCGGTGTTCGCCCGCTTCTCCACCGTGGCCGGTTCGCGCGGCTCGGCCGATACGGCGCGCGATGTGCGGGGCTTTGCCGTGAAGTTCTACACCGCCGAGGGCAACTACGACCTGGTGGGCAACAACGTGCCGGTGTTCTTCATCCAGGACGCCATCAAGTTCCCCGACCTCATCCACGCCGTCAAACCCGAGCCACACAACGAGATTCCCCAGGCTGCCAGCGCGCACGACACCTTCTGGGACTTTGTGACGCTGATGCCCGAGTCCACCCACATGCTGATGTGGGTGATGTCCGACCGCGCCATTCCGCGCAGCCTGCGCATGATGGAAGGCTTTGGCGTGCACACCTTCAAGTGGGTCAACGCCGCAGGACTGGTGAGCTTTGTGAAGTTCCACTGGAAACCTACGCTGGGCGTGCACGCCCTGGCCTGGGACGAGGCGCAAAAACTGGCTGGCAAGGATGCCGATTTCCACCGCCGCGACCTCTGGGAAGCCATAGCGGCCGGGCATTTTCCCGAGTGGGAGCTGGGTGTGCAGGTGGTGCCCGAGGAAGACGAATTCCGTTTCAGCTTCGACCTGCTCGACCCCACCAAGCTGCTGCCCGAAGAGCTGGTGCCGGTGCGCCGCATTGGCCGCATGGTGCTCAACCGCAACCCCGACAACTACTTCGCCGAGACCGAGCAGGTGGCCTTCCACCCCGGCCACCTGGTGCCGGGCATCGATTTCTCGAACGACCCGCTGCTGCAGGGGCGGCTATTTTCGTACACCGACACCCAGCTGTCGCGCCTGGGCGGGGCCAACTTCCACGAGCTGCCCATCAACCAGCCCAAGTGCCCCATCCACAACTTCCAGCGCGACGGCATCCACCGCCAGCAGGTAACGAGCGGGCGGGTGGCCTACGAGCCCAGCACCCTGGCCGCGGGCGTGGAAGTGCGGGCCGATGGCCGGCAAGGCCCCGGCAAGGGCTTCACCAGCGTGCCAGAGATGCTGGATTCGCCCAAAATCCGCCAGCGCAGCCCCAGCTTTGACGACCACTTCTCGCAGGCCCGCATGTTCTGGATCAGCCAGAGCCCGGTCGAGCAAGACCACCTGGTGGCCGCCTTCCAGTTCGAACTGTCCAAGCTGGGCACGCCCGCCATCCGCCAGCGCATGGTGGACAACCTGGCCCATGTGGATGCCGAGCTGGCCACCCGCGTGGCCGCGCCGCTGGGCATCGGTGCGCCCGATGCGCAGGCCGCCACGCAATGGCCCGGCTTTCGGCAGGCCCCGCACCCGGTGGACGTGGTGCCCTCGCCCGCGTTGAGCATGGCGCCCACCGGCCCCGGCAGCGTGGCCACCCGCCAGGTCGCCATCCTGGTGTGCAACGGGGTCGACGCCACCGCGGTGGCCGCCGTACAGCAAGCCCTGAGTGAGGCCGGTGCCAGCAGCAAGATCATTGCCGCCGCGCTGGGCAAGGTGGAGGTGGCCGACGGTGGCTACCTGGCGGTGGACTGCACGCTGGTGACCACACCGTCGGTGGTGTTCGACGCCGTGTACCTGCCCTGCCTGGGCGTGCACGCCGCCGCGCTGATGGCCGATGGCGACGCGGTGCACTTTGTGCTGGAGGCCTACAAGCACTGCAAACCCATCGCTGCCTCGGGCTCAGGCGCAGGGCTGCTGGCCAGTCTGGGGATTACCATGCCTACCGAGCCCGGCGTGACCCAGCCGCAGCCCGGTGTGGTGCTGGCACCGGCTGGAGAATTGCCCGCGACCTTCGCCCCGGATTTCCTCCAGGCCATTGCCCAGCACCGCCACTGGGACCGCAACGGACTCTCCACCGTCCCCGCATGA
- a CDS encoding Crp/Fnr family transcriptional regulator, translated as MEEVRCSECPLRSLPLFIEHNGDELALVQSLKRREVHLRAGETLIYEGQADAPLYTLRSGWAFRYKTLSDGRRQILTFLLAGDFIGVQQKMGDASAHGVQMLTDAQLCVFQRDALWELHRQSPTMGFNITWLTAHEESMVDDTLLSVGRRSAEERIAMLLIILFKRAAALQPHGGKAGVPFPLTQQHIADGLGLSLVHTNKTLRKLERRGLHHIENGTLYLRDAKALSRLADVYGDGKPQPRPLI; from the coding sequence ATGGAAGAAGTCCGGTGCAGCGAGTGCCCGCTGCGGTCGCTTCCCTTGTTTATCGAGCACAACGGCGACGAGCTGGCGCTGGTGCAGTCGCTCAAGCGCCGCGAAGTCCATCTGCGGGCGGGCGAAACCCTGATCTACGAGGGGCAGGCCGACGCCCCGCTGTACACCTTGCGCAGCGGCTGGGCCTTTCGCTACAAGACGCTGAGCGACGGACGGCGGCAGATTTTGACGTTTTTGCTGGCGGGCGACTTCATCGGCGTGCAGCAGAAGATGGGCGATGCCTCGGCCCACGGCGTGCAAATGCTCACCGACGCGCAGCTGTGTGTGTTCCAGCGCGATGCCCTGTGGGAGCTGCACCGCCAGTCGCCCACCATGGGCTTCAACATCACCTGGCTGACCGCGCACGAGGAGTCGATGGTGGACGACACCCTGCTGTCCGTGGGGCGGCGCAGCGCCGAGGAGCGCATCGCCATGCTGCTGATCATCTTGTTCAAACGCGCCGCCGCACTGCAGCCCCATGGGGGAAAGGCGGGCGTACCGTTTCCGTTGACCCAACAGCACATCGCCGACGGCCTGGGGCTGTCCCTGGTGCACACCAACAAGACCCTGCGAAAACTGGAGCGCCGGGGCCTGCACCACATTGAAAACGGCACCCTGTACCTGCGGGACGCCAAAGCCCTGTCCCGGCTGGCCGATGTGTATGGCGACGGCAAGCCGCAGCCGCGCCCGCTCATTTAG
- a CDS encoding universal stress protein: MAYTTLMVQLEAGHANAAVLLAAGDLAERFQAHVVGIAVCRPMQMVYGEAYLSGELIAQEKTEMQAEVDAAEAEFRGALEGRAASMEWRSMVMFAPMADFVVHEARCADLLITARGIKDSLDPSRGVPVGDLIMQLGRPIFVVPPVLEDHSLDRVVVGWTDSREARRAVVDAMPLLQKAAHVVVAEMAADADFADAHRRLADVVQWLRRHGVVARSLVVLSSGDDAAGLDAIAEEQGAGVIVAGAYGHSRLREWAMGGVTRKLLQHADRYLLVSH; this comes from the coding sequence ATGGCCTACACAACGTTGATGGTGCAGCTGGAGGCGGGGCATGCCAACGCAGCGGTTCTGCTGGCCGCCGGGGACCTGGCAGAGCGGTTCCAGGCCCATGTGGTCGGTATTGCCGTGTGCCGACCGATGCAGATGGTGTATGGCGAGGCCTATCTCTCGGGCGAGCTGATCGCCCAGGAAAAAACGGAGATGCAGGCCGAGGTGGATGCCGCAGAAGCGGAGTTTCGCGGTGCGCTGGAAGGCCGTGCTGCCAGCATGGAGTGGCGGTCGATGGTGATGTTTGCACCCATGGCCGACTTTGTGGTGCACGAGGCCCGCTGCGCGGACTTGCTCATCACCGCCCGTGGCATCAAAGACAGCCTGGACCCGTCGCGCGGAGTGCCGGTGGGCGATCTCATCATGCAGCTGGGCCGGCCGATCTTTGTGGTGCCACCGGTGCTGGAGGACCATTCGCTGGACCGGGTGGTGGTGGGTTGGACCGATTCACGCGAAGCCCGCCGCGCGGTGGTCGATGCCATGCCGCTGCTGCAAAAAGCCGCGCACGTGGTGGTCGCCGAAATGGCCGCCGATGCCGATTTTGCCGACGCCCACCGGCGTCTGGCCGACGTTGTGCAATGGCTGCGGCGGCATGGGGTGGTGGCCCGGTCGCTGGTGGTGCTGTCGTCCGGCGACGACGCTGCCGGGCTCGATGCGATCGCCGAGGAGCAAGGCGCAGGTGTCATCGTCGCCGGTGCCTATGGCCACAGCCGCTTGCGCGAATGGGCGATGGGTGGTGTTACCCGCAAACTGCTGCAGCACGCCGACCGTTATCTATTGGTATCGCACTGA
- a CDS encoding pyridoxamine 5'-phosphate oxidase family protein, whose product MHTEPQAKPELSHICSLIESIPVAMLTTFDNHGALVSQPMVPLEMDAQGALWFFTDLRSEKMEHLQVVNLSFSDTERSTYVSISGRGEIHDDREELERLWTPLARPWFPDGVESTHLGLLKIVPHAAEYWDVPHGRMVRLAAMAASAVVGRPVALGEHQTLTDLS is encoded by the coding sequence ATGCACACCGAACCCCAAGCCAAGCCCGAGCTCAGCCACATCTGCAGCCTGATCGAATCCATCCCCGTGGCCATGTTGACCACCTTTGACAACCATGGCGCGCTGGTCAGCCAGCCCATGGTGCCGCTGGAGATGGATGCCCAAGGCGCACTCTGGTTCTTCACCGACCTGCGCTCTGAAAAAATGGAGCATTTGCAGGTGGTCAACCTCAGCTTCAGCGATACCGAGCGCTCCACCTACGTGTCGATTTCCGGCCGGGGCGAGATCCATGACGACCGCGAAGAGCTCGAACGGCTGTGGACCCCGCTGGCCCGGCCGTGGTTTCCCGACGGTGTGGAATCCACCCATCTGGGCCTGTTGAAAATTGTGCCGCACGCAGCCGAGTACTGGGACGTGCCGCACGGCCGCATGGTGCGCCTGGCGGCCATGGCCGCGTCTGCCGTGGTGGGTCGCCCGGTGGCCCTGGGAGAGCACCAGACGCTGACCGACCTGTCTTAG
- a CDS encoding DUF2177 family protein: protein MNKYFLAGVVVAVVMVAMDVLWLGFIAKSLYQNGIGHLMAERPQAWAALAFYTVYAVGLVVFVVAPRAGAAGWYSTALLGALFGFVAYATYDLSNLATLRAWPLWLSLVDMAWGSVASAVAATAGKLAMDM from the coding sequence ATGAATAAATACTTTTTAGCAGGTGTGGTGGTGGCGGTGGTGATGGTGGCGATGGATGTGCTGTGGCTGGGTTTTATCGCCAAGTCGCTCTACCAGAACGGTATCGGCCATCTGATGGCCGAGCGGCCCCAGGCCTGGGCGGCGCTGGCGTTCTACACGGTATATGCCGTGGGGCTGGTGGTATTTGTGGTGGCACCACGGGCCGGAGCGGCGGGCTGGTACAGCACCGCATTGCTGGGCGCCTTATTTGGCTTTGTGGCGTACGCGACCTATGATTTATCCAATCTGGCCACGCTTCGGGCGTGGCCGTTGTGGCTGTCGCTGGTGGACATGGCCTGGGGCAGTGTGGCGAGTGCGGTGGCTGCCACCGCGGGCAAGCTGGCGATGGACATGTGA